The following proteins are encoded in a genomic region of Nicotiana sylvestris chromosome 4, ASM39365v2, whole genome shotgun sequence:
- the LOC104216863 gene encoding WAT1-related protein At1g70260-like isoform X1, translating to MGVRVANAIGEMLPCTAMVIIEAVTIFLTIMASTAMSKFGMSSFIFVVYTNALSFILLIPYSLFFHRRDKTDEPLFTLPLLLRVFFLGLVGVTIAQNLAFAGLSYSSPIVACGAANMIPAFSFIVAIILRKIKIDWTSQGSQARVVGTLISIVGILSMTFSKGPKVNKYSPSFLQLARPQLLVFTSTHENWVLGCFLFAAASFALTIWNIIQAGSSKKHPQVMKITCLYTLFGTIQSAVFALFMENNLSAWRLKLNFELLVIVLTAIFGSLIRSSVQMWCMRLKGPSYALFFKPVGVPVASTCGCVLFAATFHYGSMLSACICGLGYYTTLWGQLKEDETKKDIKGNVSTSDEKVPFLQEQEEEEDDSQV from the exons ATGGGTGTGAGGGTTGCGAATGCCATAGGAGAAATGTTGCCATGCACAGCCATGGTCATAATAGAAGCTGTCACTATTTTCTTGACTATTATGGCCAGCACCGCCATGTCCAAGTTTGGGATGAGTTCTTTTATATTCGTGGTCTATACGAATGCTCTTAGCTTTATCCTTCTCATTCCGTATTCCCTCTTTTTCCACAGAAGAGACAA GACAGACGAGCCATTATTCACGCTTCCCCTTCTTTTGCGTGTCTTCTTCCTTGGTTTAGTAGG GGTAACAATAGCACAGAACCTTGCATTCGCGGGACTAAGTTATAGTTCTCCGATAGTAGCATGTGGAGCTGCGAACATGATACCAgctttttctttcattgttgcCATTATTCTCAG GAAAATAAAGATTGACTGGACGAGCCAAGGAAGTCAAGCAAGAGTAGTTGGTACCTTAATATCAATAGTGGGAATATTATCAATGACTTTCTCCAAAGGTCCAAAGGTCAACAAGTATTCCCCTTCTTTCCTTCAACTAGCAAGACCGCAGCTCCTCGTCTTCACTTCAACACATGAGAATTGGGTTCTTGGTTGTTTCTTGTTTGCAGCTGCTTCATTTGCTCTTACCATATGGAACATTATTCAG GCGGGAAGTAGCAAGAAGCACCCACAGGTGATGAAAATAACGTGTCTTTACACCTTGTTTGGGACGATCCAATCTGCAGTATTTGCTTTATTTATGGAAAATAATCTCAGTGCGTGGAGGCTTAAGCTTAACTTTGAGCTTCTTGTCATTGTTCTAACT GCAATATTTGGAAGTTTAATACGTAGCAGTGTCCAGATGTGGTGCATGCGATTGAAAGGGCCATCTTATGCCCTCTTTTTTAAGCCTGTGGGAGTTCCAGTTGCCAGCACTTGCGGTTGTGTTCTCTTTGCTGCTACTTTCCACTATGGAAG CATGTTGAGCGCTTGTATATGTGGACTTGGTTATTACACTACACTATGGGGACAGCTCAAAGAAGACGAGACAAAGAAAGACATCAAAGGCAACGTGTCAACTTCTGATGAAAAAGTCCCTTTTCTacaagaacaagaagaagaagaagatgattcaCAGGTCTAA
- the LOC104216863 gene encoding WAT1-related protein At1g70260-like isoform X2, whose protein sequence is MGVRVANAIGEMLPCTAMVIIEAVTIFLTIMASTAMSKFGMSSFIFVVYTNALSFILLIPYSLFFHRRDKTDEPLFTLPLLLRVFFLGLVGVTIAQNLAFAGLSYSSPIVACGAANMIPAFSFIVAIILRKIKIDWTSQGSQARVVGTLISIVGILSMTFSKGPKVNKYSPSFLQLARPQLLVFTSTHENWVLGCFLFAAASFALTIWNIIQAGSSKKHPQVMKITCLYTLFGTIQSAVFALFMENNLSAWRLKLNFELLVIVLTHVERLYMWTWLLHYTMGTAQRRRDKERHQRQRVNF, encoded by the exons ATGGGTGTGAGGGTTGCGAATGCCATAGGAGAAATGTTGCCATGCACAGCCATGGTCATAATAGAAGCTGTCACTATTTTCTTGACTATTATGGCCAGCACCGCCATGTCCAAGTTTGGGATGAGTTCTTTTATATTCGTGGTCTATACGAATGCTCTTAGCTTTATCCTTCTCATTCCGTATTCCCTCTTTTTCCACAGAAGAGACAA GACAGACGAGCCATTATTCACGCTTCCCCTTCTTTTGCGTGTCTTCTTCCTTGGTTTAGTAGG GGTAACAATAGCACAGAACCTTGCATTCGCGGGACTAAGTTATAGTTCTCCGATAGTAGCATGTGGAGCTGCGAACATGATACCAgctttttctttcattgttgcCATTATTCTCAG GAAAATAAAGATTGACTGGACGAGCCAAGGAAGTCAAGCAAGAGTAGTTGGTACCTTAATATCAATAGTGGGAATATTATCAATGACTTTCTCCAAAGGTCCAAAGGTCAACAAGTATTCCCCTTCTTTCCTTCAACTAGCAAGACCGCAGCTCCTCGTCTTCACTTCAACACATGAGAATTGGGTTCTTGGTTGTTTCTTGTTTGCAGCTGCTTCATTTGCTCTTACCATATGGAACATTATTCAG GCGGGAAGTAGCAAGAAGCACCCACAGGTGATGAAAATAACGTGTCTTTACACCTTGTTTGGGACGATCCAATCTGCAGTATTTGCTTTATTTATGGAAAATAATCTCAGTGCGTGGAGGCTTAAGCTTAACTTTGAGCTTCTTGTCATTGTTCTAACT CATGTTGAGCGCTTGTATATGTGGACTTGGTTATTACACTACACTATGGGGACAGCTCAAAGAAGACGAGACAAAGAAAGACATCAAAGGCAACGTGTCAACTTCTGA